In Hamadaea flava, a genomic segment contains:
- a CDS encoding glycoside hydrolase family 95 protein, with translation MSELIFTRPAAVWEEATPVGNGRLGAMVHGGFPVERISLNEDTFWSGPADTTVPEVPAGLLHEVRRLVRAGEHVAAGDLLRRTQGADAEAYQPVGDLEITHVELDSDGTFRRSLDLRDGVSIVERGRFRQEVLASADHQVVAIHLSGRSDGWVNADLRWTTPQQRADIRPDGDGLALTVSAPRHVIPWPRRDGEVAADDDSMRAFAVFDVVADGGRVETTVDTVRVRGASAATVYVAIRTSFDGWDRPPARAGFEEQARMDVDRARAAGWAAIRAAHVAEHQALMDRVTLTVGTAEDRSGQPTDERLVRRAAGEPDEQLPVLAFEFGRYLLAASSRPGTQAANLQGVWNPHVVPPWNCEYTVNINAEMNYWPAETTALAECHEPLLRMIGELAQAGRATARGLYGARGWTCHHNTDLWRITVPVGMGQGDPMWAQWPMAGAWLATHLAEHWRFGRDLDFLRRALPIAADAARFVLDLLVENADGHLITSPSTSPENQFATSAGPASVEDGTAMDLVLARELFEFLIEAEAALGTVEPDDHAAIEEARQALPRLAPLRIGSQGQILEWSAERTEVEPHHRHVSHLVGFYPGRTSTGDATLAAAARRSLELRRDAGTGWSIAWKIGLWARLRDGDAAHRLIGEYLTPVRSDAQFQGGGVYPALLCAHPPFQIDGNFGVTAAVAELLVQSHGLTDGVPVIELLPALPSAWPAGRVTGLRARGAITIEELTWADGTLTGARLTAAAPTTVDVVASGRRERITLAAGDHHTVR, from the coding sequence CCCCGTCGAGCGGATCAGCCTCAACGAGGACACCTTCTGGTCCGGCCCAGCCGACACCACCGTGCCCGAGGTGCCTGCGGGCTTGCTTCACGAGGTACGCCGCCTCGTCCGAGCGGGCGAACACGTCGCGGCGGGCGACCTCCTCCGGCGTACGCAGGGCGCCGACGCCGAGGCGTACCAGCCGGTCGGAGATCTGGAGATCACCCACGTCGAACTGGACAGCGACGGAACCTTCCGGCGGAGCCTCGATCTGCGCGACGGCGTCTCGATCGTCGAGCGCGGCCGGTTCCGGCAGGAAGTGCTCGCGAGCGCCGACCACCAGGTCGTCGCGATCCACCTGAGCGGCCGGTCGGATGGCTGGGTGAACGCCGACCTGCGGTGGACCACGCCGCAGCAGCGCGCCGACATCCGGCCGGACGGCGACGGCCTTGCTTTGACCGTGTCCGCGCCCCGGCACGTCATCCCCTGGCCACGCCGGGACGGCGAGGTCGCCGCGGACGACGATTCGATGCGGGCGTTCGCCGTCTTCGACGTGGTGGCCGACGGTGGCCGGGTCGAAACCACTGTGGACACCGTACGCGTTCGCGGAGCGAGCGCGGCGACCGTCTACGTCGCGATCCGCACCAGCTTCGACGGCTGGGACCGGCCGCCGGCGCGGGCCGGTTTCGAGGAGCAGGCCCGGATGGACGTCGACCGGGCGCGCGCGGCGGGCTGGGCCGCGATCAGGGCGGCGCACGTCGCCGAGCACCAGGCGCTGATGGACCGGGTCACGCTGACCGTCGGCACCGCCGAGGACCGGTCCGGCCAGCCGACCGACGAGCGCCTGGTACGCCGGGCCGCCGGAGAGCCGGACGAGCAGCTGCCGGTGCTCGCCTTCGAGTTCGGCCGCTACCTGCTGGCCGCCTCCTCCCGCCCAGGTACGCAGGCCGCCAACCTGCAGGGCGTCTGGAACCCGCACGTGGTGCCGCCGTGGAACTGCGAGTACACGGTGAACATCAACGCCGAGATGAACTACTGGCCGGCGGAGACGACGGCGTTGGCTGAATGCCATGAGCCGCTGCTGCGGATGATCGGCGAACTGGCCCAAGCCGGCCGGGCGACCGCCCGCGGACTCTACGGCGCTCGCGGCTGGACCTGTCACCACAACACCGACCTGTGGCGGATCACTGTGCCGGTCGGGATGGGCCAGGGCGACCCGATGTGGGCGCAGTGGCCGATGGCCGGGGCGTGGCTGGCCACGCATCTGGCCGAGCACTGGCGATTCGGCCGCGACCTGGACTTCCTGCGGCGGGCACTGCCGATCGCCGCCGACGCCGCCCGTTTCGTGCTCGACCTGCTCGTCGAGAACGCCGACGGCCACCTGATCACCTCGCCGTCGACCAGCCCGGAGAACCAGTTCGCGACGTCCGCCGGTCCGGCCAGCGTCGAGGACGGCACGGCGATGGACCTGGTCCTGGCGCGGGAGCTGTTCGAGTTCCTGATCGAGGCCGAAGCCGCGCTGGGTACGGTCGAACCCGACGACCACGCCGCGATCGAGGAGGCTCGGCAGGCACTGCCTCGCCTCGCCCCGCTGCGAATCGGCAGCCAGGGCCAGATCCTTGAGTGGTCCGCCGAGCGTACCGAGGTCGAGCCGCATCACCGGCACGTGTCGCACCTCGTCGGCTTCTACCCCGGGCGTACGTCCACTGGGGACGCTACGCTCGCGGCGGCCGCCCGACGGTCGCTGGAACTGCGGCGCGACGCCGGAACCGGTTGGTCCATCGCGTGGAAGATCGGACTCTGGGCCCGGCTGCGCGACGGCGACGCCGCTCACCGGCTGATCGGCGAATATCTCACCCCGGTCCGATCCGACGCGCAGTTCCAAGGCGGCGGGGTCTACCCGGCGTTGCTCTGCGCCCATCCCCCGTTCCAGATCGACGGCAACTTCGGCGTCACCGCGGCCGTCGCCGAGCTGCTGGTGCAGAGCCATGGGCTGACGGACGGCGTACCGGTGATCGAGTTGCTGCCCGCGTTGCCGTCGGCGTGGCCGGCCGGCCGTGTCACCGGGCTGCGGGCCCGGGGCGCGATCACGATCGAGGA